A single genomic interval of Lewinellaceae bacterium harbors:
- a CDS encoding alpha-hydroxy-acid oxidizing protein has protein sequence MITPDGQQDIHRRQFLKWAGLSSIILSLPFGCTIDTDDHTSLSNAAIDFSSFKNIFDLEKRSGQVMGEDALNYLNGGADDLNTVKANHAAYQKIQIRARRLIDVRNISTTVELFGKKLDNPIIISPVGFQQFFHPDGEIATAKAAVAKNHQMVVSSVSNYSVGDIAKGSGADLWFQLYPSPDRGVTKALLNKAAEAGCKVCFLTLDTPVVGNRENHGTTLLQMIADGKLEMGNFKDILPKGMSFTDPGMTWDMIDWLRTNCDMKIVLKGIVTREDALLAKERNVDGLVVSNHGGRQLESNRATIDCLPEVVDAVDGAFPVLIDGGIRRGTDIFKALALGASAVGIGRPFCWGLGAFGQQGVELALDILKTELIRDMQLAGTTSVKEITRNYVTNG, from the coding sequence ATGATAACTCCGGACGGCCAACAAGATATTCACCGCAGGCAATTTTTGAAATGGGCTGGCCTGTCATCCATTATCCTCTCTCTCCCCTTTGGATGCACCATTGATACGGATGATCATACCAGTCTGTCCAACGCAGCAATAGATTTTAGCAGCTTTAAGAACATTTTTGACCTGGAAAAAAGATCGGGGCAGGTCATGGGCGAGGACGCTTTAAACTACCTGAATGGCGGCGCAGATGATTTGAATACCGTAAAAGCGAATCACGCGGCTTATCAAAAAATCCAGATCAGGGCCAGGCGGCTGATCGATGTGAGAAATATTTCCACCACTGTTGAGCTTTTTGGCAAAAAACTGGACAATCCAATAATAATTAGTCCGGTTGGGTTCCAGCAATTCTTTCATCCGGATGGGGAAATCGCTACTGCCAAAGCAGCGGTAGCAAAGAATCATCAGATGGTTGTTTCCTCCGTTTCAAATTATTCGGTAGGAGATATTGCCAAAGGTTCAGGAGCCGATTTATGGTTTCAGCTCTACCCTTCACCCGACCGGGGTGTCACCAAAGCGCTGCTCAACAAAGCTGCCGAGGCGGGATGTAAAGTATGTTTTCTGACCCTGGACACGCCGGTTGTGGGCAACCGGGAGAACCACGGTACAACCCTGCTGCAGATGATTGCAGATGGAAAACTTGAAATGGGCAATTTCAAGGACATACTGCCGAAGGGTATGAGCTTTACGGATCCCGGCATGACCTGGGATATGATCGACTGGCTTCGGACCAATTGCGATATGAAAATCGTGCTGAAGGGTATTGTGACCAGGGAGGATGCTTTACTGGCCAAGGAGCGGAATGTGGACGGACTTGTGGTATCAAATCACGGAGGCAGACAGTTGGAAAGTAACCGGGCAACGATTGATTGCTTGCCAGAGGTTGTAGATGCGGTTGATGGAGCCTTTCCGGTTCTGATTGACGGAGGGATCCGAAGAGGTACGGATATATTCAAGGCACTGGCGCTGGGAGCAAGTGCTGTTGGTATTGGACGACCCTTTTGCTGGGGCCTGGGCGCTTTTGGGCAACAAGGCGTGGAATTAGCTCTGGATATTCTCAAAACCGAACTGATCCGGGATATGCAAT